Proteins encoded within one genomic window of Bacillus thuringiensis:
- the atpE gene encoding F0F1 ATP synthase subunit C codes for MSLGVIAAAIAIGLSALGAGIGNGLIVSRTIEGVARQPELKGALQTIMFIGVALVEALPIIGVVIAFIVMNK; via the coding sequence ATGAGTTTAGGTGTAATCGCAGCTGCAATTGCAATTGGTTTATCAGCATTAGGTGCAGGTATTGGTAACGGTCTTATCGTATCACGTACAATCGAAGGTGTTGCTCGTCAACCAGAATTAAAAGGCGCACTTCAAACAATTATGTTCATCGGGGTTGCTTTAGTTGAGGCACTTCCAATCATCGGTGTAGTTATTGCTTTCATCGTAATGAACAAATAA